The window TACTTTGTTCTCACCAGTGGCGATTCGTCAATCCGCCGTGGGCGAAGCATACAATTACGGCCCGAGGGAGCCAAAACCTAGCaaggagtacggatactggCTTCCCGAGATTGTTCTTTTTGGGAAGAATTGCCTTCATTTTATCGTGCCCCTGCACGCTCCGGAGCCGATACTTTTCTCCGCATAGGTGAGCAGTAACCGATTTGACTGAGCCGTAGTCGATGGCCAGTGCGGTCGGAGGAAGCCGGCTGAAACATTGCTCTGCAGGCTGCAGCGTTGACAGGGTCGCGAACCAACGAAACAGAATATGACGCATTCGCCGCCGTAGAAGAAATGAAGGACCAAAGCGTGATGTCAGGAGGTTGGGTACGCCACGAGATGGAACAATGGACCCCGCGGCACTTGCTGCTATGGGCTATAgtgaagtactgtacgctttgtttaggtacctagtagctatTCTGCCGCTGCAAAGCCTGCCTGTTCGTGGCTGGTGGGCGGGAAGCTGTGGTGGCTTTGGTTCTCAAGGCCTTCTAACGCGCGTCATTCttacatgcacctgcacctacagGCTACcgccgtacaagtacatctgcaagtacgtccaaatacctactgtaggttctccgtacatgtaaacTCACTTGCTTGCAGACATGCACGCACGTCCtcacttgcatgtacgtgcaggTCCTCATATCATCGGATTGCCTGCTCCACCTAACCCTGTCCCGTATCATGTTTCTCTACCGGGGCCTGCCCTGCCAGTCTGCCTCTCCATCTCCGCGATGGAGGACTCGGCTTGCGAGCTCGACATCGTACAGGTACTCGTACGTATATGACACGACCACGCTGACTTTTTACCTACTGCTTGCATGCCTGCTGCTGACACTTACTCCTCATCATATACAGCACCCATGTGCGTACGGTCGTGCACCAGCTGCTTTCCCTTTCCCTGGACAGGGCAGCCGGCGGTGAGGACCAGAAGCCGCCAGGCTGAGCTCACCGTTCGACGTCACACGGACTggccgagagcgagagagagAAAGCCGTCCTTGGGTCATCCTTCGTCCCTCTGTGTACCGACAGCTGGTGCCTTGCTCCATCCAGTGAAAACTGACGATTCCATCGGGCGAATCGAACTATACCCGCGCCTGTACCGCCGGCGCGATGCTGCTGGCGATTAGGACGAATCATGAGCGTGCATTGCGGCCAACTCTCCGACTCTCCGAACGAAGCAGgtgacgaggcgaggcgaggcgaggctcACGATGGCGGCCACCACCCCCACACGGAAGTGGCTGCAACCCCCCGGTTGCACAAGCTTGCAAGCATGCACGAGTCATTGGTCGCTTCCTCAACACCGTCCATGGGCTCGTACGTGCTTgacgtacagagtacaactacacatCCGCCATGGAGGCTCTGTCCGTCTCTCGATGGATTCGAGCCCCCCCCTTCACCACGTccaccgtcggccgctcACACTGCTCGGGCATCCCCTGCCCTGCCCACAGGTCCCCGGAATTCTTCGCTGTCCCCTCCCCGATTAAGGCCTCCTCTGTATGCTGCCAGCGAGACTTGGTGTCGTTGCTTACTTCCTAGCCACTTTACTCTGCTTCCGGAAAACCTCACCAGTTCCGAGTTCCACTCACGCACGGGCTCCTGCATGCCGCCAGAGGGAGATCTCTAAgcgccgaggcggatgcACCACTACCGACTAGTCCCCTTCCCATGCCTACCATTCTATTCTTGTCGTCGAGTCGAGACGAGGCCTGACTTTGGCCGCTCTGATGCCCAAGCCAGCATCTGTACGTATATATGTACATGGAACTTCGTCAACATCTTGATGCCTCTCCACGGCCCCCGTCCGGCGGAAGATCTACATCTGCATCTCAGCTTCGTTCCGCCAGCCACCATGTTCGCCACGGCagtcctgctcctcctcgtcgcttcTACAGCCTGTTCCACCGCCGTGCCGATCTGTGATACACCGACAGGCGGCGAGACGCCTGTGCTACCGCAGACGGGAACCGGTAGGTGCAGCTGAAGTGGCTCCCACCCCGTCTCTGTGTTCCGTGGAAGAGGAAGGAAAGGAATTGACTCCCAATGTGCTCGCTAGCCAGGAACCTGCCTGCCCCTCCGCCGGATGTCACTCTCAAGAAAATAGTGCTAGGCTTTGGCATTCAGAATTACACATGTGCCACCGTCGGCGGTAGTgctgacgccgccggcgccctcgccatgCTATACGATGTATCCGCCTTGTACCCGGGCCAGGGCCACGAGTCGCTCTCTCCGAGGGGGTTCGAAAGCCTCACCGGCTGGGCCCTCCGGAACCACAAGGTTCCTCTGAACCTGAACAAGTCCGCGGCCGGTCGCGTCGAGCCGACATCTCCGGGCGCCTCGACCACCCGACCCTTCCCGGCCGATGCTCCTCTGAGGCTCCCAGGGATGAAGGCCCTGCCCTTCCTCGGCCATCATTACTTCGACTCCAACGGCATACCCGTCTTTGTCCTCGACCGCGGCAGGATCAAGCTCTCGGCCACGAAACTGGCCATGGTAGACGCCCCCAAGAGAGCATCCAAGGGACCGGAGGGCACCGGTGCCGTGAGCTGGCTCTTCCTAGGATCGAAGCAGGGCACCGCCGCTGTTGGTGCCAAGTTTGTCTACCGCGTCTTCACCGCCGGAGGCGTCAGCCATGGCTGCGGCAAGGCGGCCGGCCAGGACAGCACAAGCTACACGGCCATGTACTGGTTCTACGGCTAGCTAGCAGAAGGCATCCGGACCACCGGCTCGCCCGCAGTTGGAGCGTACCTCCAGAGCCGCATGCACATACACCCGGCAATTTTCCATTCTTGTTTACTCTCCCCTTTAAGCCTCCCCCTTTTTGCCCTATTGTCCTGGGTCCCGGCAAAATGTATATGGAACAGGAGTCATgacaggacggcgaggcacCCCGAATGCATTGTGAGGTGCGAATTGGATAGGGGATTCCCGCCTTTGTGCCCAGCTGCATGCTCGTGTAGGCGCCTGCGTCGATGCTACCCACGGCACCGATGCGTTCGTTGGCCGAATGGCTGTGCATTTGGGAAATAAAGTACGCCAACAACCACGCCACGTTGTATTACCCCGAGCTGCGAATTTTTCATGCATCATGTACGTATACGTGTACGTGTTTGTGTAGACGAATTATACTATTTAATTACTTGCAACCCTGTGCGAATGCATGGTCAAGCCGTTGGAGAGGCCATGTTTCGCGACCGCCTCGTTACTTCCTAGCAGCTGTGACAAGCcagcacctcgtcgaggagcttaATCAGTAGTCCCTGGGGTTTGCATGAATACTACAGGTTCTTGCACGAACACGAATTCTAGAGAACCAATATGAGTGGCAGACACATTCACCCTGATATAGGTCCGTAGTAATAGGTACTGCCAAGTCTAGTAGATAGTGTGGTTACGTAcctacgtacaagtacgtcgGCAGGTACAAGGAGAAGGCGAAATGAAGGTAGGAGTGAGTACaaataagtaagtaggtaggtacggagcaggagcCAGGCGGAGCGAGGCTAGTAGTGAGAGGATCGTATCCAAATCATCCTCGTCACAGACGCTCATTTCCGTCAGCCGCAACGCCCTGACGCCCGTCACCCGTGGTCCGTAAACGGGCCAGGCGACGTACGTTTTCGTCATCAACACGCTCATCACGCTCAAAACGACGCCCGATGGCGGACCCAATGATGGAATCTCGACCATTCCATTCTTGCTGGTGTGCGCATGGGTCCTTGACGCGCTCGACCTAGCGAACGGCATCTTGCAACGTCTCATCTACCTCCTCGACGCGTCCAGCCCAGCCTGGAGATCCTGCTCAAGCCCTTGGCCTTGCGATATGTACTCCTGCGGCCGAGGATCCTGGGCCGTCCACTGACCCCCCTGCTGGGGGAGAGGCACCTGGCCGGCGGCAGGCTGCTGACCTCCGCCGGCGAGACCTCCGCCAGCGCCGGGAAGGGTGCGGACGAGCTGGCGGAAGCTgtggacctcgtcgaggatcaCCTTGCGCATCTCGCCGACTTCGTCGAGGACTTCAAAGTCAAAGTTGAACGTGGTCGGGCAGTCGGGTTCGTCCGAGGGGTCGTGCCAGATGTGAAGGTACTGGTGCTCGAGCGCCTGC of the Drechmeria coniospora strain ARSEF 6962 chromosome 01, whole genome shotgun sequence genome contains:
- a CDS encoding malate dehydrogenase, with translation MFATAVLLLLVASTACSTAVPICDTPTGGETPVLPQTGTARNLPAPPPDVTLKKIVLGFGIQNYTCATVGGSADAAGALAMLYDVSALYPGQGHESLSPRGFESLTGWALRNHKVPLNLNKSAAGRVEPTSPGASTTRPFPADAPLRLPGMKALPFLGHHYFDSNGIPVFVLDRGRIKLSATKLAMVDAPKRASKGPEGTGAVSWLFLGSKQGTAAVGAKFVYRVFTAGGVSHGCGKAAGQDSTSYTAMYWFYG